One Vicia villosa cultivar HV-30 ecotype Madison, WI linkage group LG5, Vvil1.0, whole genome shotgun sequence genomic window, agccttattccatgatatgattcaccaaGAAATAGAAGTTTACGTGGATGATATGATCGCAAAATATGACACATAAGAAGAACACCTTGTCCATTTGCAAAAACTCTTTGACAGGTTAAAAAAgtacaaattgagattgaatccgaacaagtgcacttttggggcAAGATTCGGTAAACTGCTAGGGTTCATCGTcagtagtaaaggtattgaagtttaTCCGGCCAAGGTTAAAGCTATTCAGGAGATGCATGTACCACGTACTGAGAAGGAAGTCAAAGGtttcttgggacgtttgaattataatGCAAGGTTTATTTCTCACATGACAAccacttgtgtgccaatcttcaaactgttgaggAAAGATCAAGTGGTAAGATGGAACGAcgaatgccagttagcctttgacaagctCAAGGAGTACCTCCAAGAACCTCTAATTTTGATGCCACCAGTTGATGGAAGACCTCCAGTAATGTACATAACAGTGTTagagaattcaatggggtgtgtactgggataacatgacgagtccggtcgaaaagagcatgtaatatactaccttagcaaaatgtttaccgactgtgaaacaagatactcactgctcgagaaaacttgttgtgtttTGGCATGGGctactcgccgactgagacagtatatgttgaaccataccactttattaatctctaaaatggatcctatcaagtatgtatttgagaagccTGATCTCTCCGGACGAAtaacaagatggcaaatgatattgACAGAGTACGACATCTAGTATACCACACAGAAGGCAATTAAGGGAAGTGTACTAGCCGATCATTTGGCCCATCAAGCGGTAAATGACTATCAGTCcatgaattttgaattttcagATGAGGAAATCATGCTTGTTACTGACTATGAAGAGCCTtgtccggatgaaggacctgaactaggatcccgatggactatggtttttgacggagcttcgaacGCACTTGGCAATGGTATTGGTGATGTGACTGTCTCTCCCGAAGGTGGTCATACGCcgttcactgcaagactatgttttgattgcaccaacaatatggccgAATATGAAGCACGTATCATGGGTCTCAAAGCCGCAATAGACTTGAGAATCAAAATTCTAGAAGTATATGGGGACTCATCCCTAGTAATCAGTCGGATTAAAGGAGAGTGGGACACAAAGCATCCCAATCTCATCCCTTACAAGGAGCATGTGTTAACTTTGATCCCTTATTTTAAAGAAATTACCTTTGAGCATATTCCACGAGATGAAAACCAATTGGCAGACGCATTGGCTACGATGTCAtttatgttcaaagtcaggtgggataaTGAAGCGCCCATGATTACCATTGAAAGATTGGATGAGCCGGCACATTGTTGTGAGATTATTACAGAGGAAGTAGACGAGAAACCCTGGTTCCACGAGGTAAAAAGATACCTTGAAGCTCAGgaatatcctgaaggggcatccatcaatgACGGGAAGTTCCTAAGAAGGTTCTCTGCCAAGTTTTTCCAAGTAACGGAATCTTATACAAACGTAATCATGACtcaactttgcttcgttgtgtaaacaagaaggaagcagaagaaaTAATGGAAGAAATGCATGACGGTATTTTCGGAACTCATTCTAGTGGAGATaccatggctaaaaagatcttgagagcaggctATTACTAGTCCATCATGGAGACTAACTGCCGCCATCATTCTAGGACTTGGCATAAGTGTCAGATCTACGCTGataaagtgcatgtacctccaatTCCATTAAATGTCTTAACTACTCCttgccttttgcaatgtggggcatcgatatgatcagagaaatcaaacctactgcctccaacgggcATCGCTTTATCCtcgtggctattgattactttaCGAAGTGGGTGGAAGCGGTCTCATTCGCTTCAgtt contains:
- the LOC131605061 gene encoding uncharacterized protein LOC131605061, whose product is MVFDGASNALGNGIGDVTVSPEGGHTPFTARLCFDCTNNMAEYEARIMGLKAAIDLRIKILEVYGDSSLVISRIKGEWDTKHPNLIPYKEHVLTLIPYFKEITFEHIPRDENQLADALATMSFMFKVRWDNEAPMITIERLDEPAHCCEIITEEVDEKPWFHEVKRYLEAQEYPEGASINDGKFLRRFSAKFFQVTESYTNVIMTQLCFVV